Genomic window (Dyadobacter fanqingshengii):
AAAGCACATTATGGTTGAGCCCGAAGTAAAATTTACTTTTGGACTTAACCTTTCCCAGCCTGAAATAGAGGAATTTTTGATGCAACCTGACGCCTTTGATATAATCGGCATCAAACCACCCGTGCGAGAAACCAGCATGTACTGCCAGAAAATTGCGCGTAAATTTTAGCGGAACAAACGTGATCGTCCCAATTTGCACCTTCGGAATCGGCAAAGCGTTGCCCGAACCTGCATAAAACCCGGAGGATAATGTTGTATCGCCCAAACCCATCATCTCCCGCCGTCTCCCTGCATATATTTCCAGCATTTTAAACCTTGCTTTCACATGCGCCTCCGGCAACAGGACGTGGAACTGATCCTGGTCATTATACGTAAGCACGGGATTCACTGCAAATCCCCAATCTGTCTTTTGCGGACGATTGGAAAGGCTATCGAAAAAAACGTAATCTCTACGGAGCGAAGCTTGGATTTGTCCTGCCGGACCGGTCATGGGCGCAATGCCAAACTGGTTGGTACGCAGCCAGAAAGGGGTCGTTTCTGGGGATGAAATGTAGGCACCGGCTTCAAGTCCTGCTTTCAAACCTAAGGGCAAAACAGGGCCAGTTTGCGCATTCACGCGCAGACATTGAAAATAACAAAGGCAGATAGTGGTGTAAAAAATCAGTCTGAACCTGAGCATAACGCACTTAAATGAAGGATTACCCTGCAAGATAAAGACCTTTATACAAATACTTTCTACCCATAAATTATTTCAATATTATTAAACGGTGTTCCCCCTCCTATTCGCTTTTTAACGTTTTTACAGGATCAAGCAATGCAGCGCGAATGGCCTGATAACTCACGGTTAACAGTGTGATTATCAATGCACCTATGCCTGTTCCGGCAAAGATCCACCAGGACATTTCGGTCCGGTAAGCATATTTCACCAGCCATTCCTGCATGGCGTACCAAGCGATTGGCGTTGCAATGATCGCCGCAATGATCACGAGCAGGATGAAATCCTGGGACAGCATTTGCCAGAGATTCCGGACGGAAGCGCCCAAAACTTTTCGGATTCCAATCTCCTTCGTGCGTTGCTCGGCTACAAATGACGCCAGCCCGAAAAGTCCGAGGCAGGAAATAAATATTGCCAGCGAGGCAAAGAAACCGGCCAGCTTACCCATCCGTTCTTCGGCACGGAATTTCGCATCATATTCCTGGTCTGCGAATTTGTATTCAAAAGGGACAGTTGGCGTGAGTTGTCGAAACACCGACTCAATTTTAGGCAATGCAGCGCTGGCATTAACCTGATTGTTGAGCCTGATATTGATCCAGTTGGGCTCACCGAACAGGAAAAAAACGCTCGGCGCCACTTTTTGGAAAGGAGATTCCATTACCATATCTTCCACCACGCCCAGGATCCTGAAATCCTTTTTGACATCATTCGTCATCCAGTGACTTTGCCAGCTTACCGTCTCACCCACAGGCTGTTTGAAACCGAGTAATTTTGCTGCTGTTTCATTAATGACGAATCCGGCAGAATCAGAAGCGAGATTTTTGGAGAAATTCCGACCCGCAACAAACTTCCATTTCACCACGTTTGCATATTCCGGCGAAACAGTTAATGTGCTGAAACCAGGCGGATTTTCCATGGTCATCCCTTTCCAGCTGAAACCGCCGTTCTGCGACCAAACATCCGTAACAGGGCTTTGCGACAAAGCAACATCCTCCACGACGCCCGTTCGCTTCAACTCAGCACTGATCAGCTCTGACTTTTTATAAAAATCATCCGACTTCATTTCCACCATTAACAAACCGTCACGCGAATAACCGACCGGACGGTTTTTGGCAAAATTCACCTGACTATAAATGATAATCGTGCAGATCACAAGTGCAATTGAAACCGTGAACTGCATAACAACCAAGATTTTACGTGGTATAGAAGCAAAACGGCCAACATGTACAATGTTCCCTTTCAAAACTTTTACGGGTTGAAAAGAGGTGAGATATAACGCAGGATAACTTCCCGACAAAATCCCTGTAATGAGAATGAACGCAATGCTGGTCAGCCAGAAGTATCGATTCGTGGATGGCACGCTCATTTCCTTGTCAGACAGGTCATTAAACCACGGCAACGACAAATCCAATGCGACCATGGCAATGGCAAACGAAAGCAATACGATGAGAAATGATTCGGTAAAGAACTGCCCGATCAGTTGCCAGCGCAACGAACCGATTGCCTTACGGATGCCCACTTCCTTCGCCCGCTTTTCAGACCGGGCCGTGCTCAGGTTCATGAAGTTAATGCAAGCCAGCAACAGCACAAAAAAGCCGATTATTCCCACCAGCCAAACATATTGAGCCGGACCGGAATCCACTTGACCCTGTCTGAAATTGGAATAAAGATGCCAGTCGCTCATGGGGTGCACCCACATTTGCGGATTTGTTGCGGCCTCGTTCTTCATATTGTCCAGGTGCCGGATCACATTCAATTCCGAATCTTTGATCGCCGCCGAAGCTTTTGCAAAGTCTGTCCCGGGTTTAAGCTCCACATAGATCGTCAATGCATGGTTATCCCATTGCTTTTCACGCATGTAAGCATTTTTAGCAACAAAATAATCCCAGCTGCCAAAGAACTGGATATCGTAAAACTGCGAGTTTTTCGGGAAATCGGCATAGACGCCCGAAACTTTCAAGGGCAGATCTGCATTAACGGTAACCAGCTGGTTCATGGGATCACGCTTCCCAAAAAGCGCTTTCGCTGCCGAGGTAGACAACATTACCGACTGCTGATCCTGTAAGCTGGCCCACGATCCGCGCAGCATTTCCAGCGACAGCATTTCCGGGCCTTCCGCCGCAATGAACTGCCCTTTTCTGTTCAGCTTCTTCTCACCGACAGTCAGAATGCTCTCGCTGGCGTGTGTGGATGGCACGATGCGACTGAAACTTTCACTATAATTTGTTTTGAGCTCCCGGACGGACGGGTAAGGAACCGATTTTGACGTTTGCAATTCACCTCCAAATACCTGATCCACAACGACCATCCCGATGCGATCGTAGTTTTTATGGTTTTTATTGAATGATAGCTCATCATAGATCCAAAGCCCGGCGAGCATAGAAACTGCCATTCCTATGGCCAAACCTCCAATGTTAATGGCCGAGTAACCTTTGCTTTTCAGGAGGTTCCTGAATGCGATTTTGAGATAGTTTTTAAACATGGCTATTATTTTTATTCGCTCTTCAAAGTTTTTACCGGGTTCGCCAACGCGGCCTTGATGCTTTGGAAACTAATGGTGATAAATGCAACCAATATTGCCGCTATGCCTGCTACCACGAAGATTTGCCACGAAACAGTGGTTTTGAAGGCGAAATTTTCCAGCCATTTATTCATGGCCCACCAGGAAATGGGTGTCGCGATTAAAATGGAAATGAAAACCAGTTTCAAGAAATCTCCGGAAAGCAATGTAGTAATGCCCAAAACGGAAGCGCCCAGAACTTTCCGGATTCCAATTTCCTTGGTGCGCTGCTCAGCGGTGAAGGTGGCCAAACCGAATAATCCGAGGCAGGCAATGACGATGCCGATGAGCGAAAAATATTGGATCAGCCTGGATGTCCGTTCTTCCTTTTCGTAGTTTTTCTGAAAATCATTATCCAGGAAGGAATATTCAAATGGCGAACCAGGATTCACTTTTTTCCAGGCATCCCCTATTTTCCCAATTAATGCGCCATAGTTGCTGCCCTGCACATCCACGATCATGTAAGTATTTGTGGAGCTGAAAAATGGAGAAACCGTCAATGCAAGCGGCTTGATCTCCTGCTGCAAAGACTCAAAATGGTAATCCTTAACCACACCGATAATGGTCATCACTATTTTCCGGTCGTGAAAATCGGAATATATCTTCTTCCCTACTGCATTATTAATGTTGTAACCGAGCTTTTTGATCGCGACTTCATTCAAAACCAACGCATTGGAATCTGCCGTAAATCCCTTTGAAAACCCTCTGCCTTGCACCATTTGAATGCCCAATGTTTTGATATAATCATTGTCAATATTCGCGAAACTCACATCTACATTTTCCTTCATAGTTTTGCCTTCGGCGTAAAAAAGCATATCCAGGACATTCTCGATGCCCGGATAAGTGGAGCCGACGGCGGAAGACTTTACCTGCGGAATGTTAGCAATCTCGTTTTTAAAAGTCCGGTAATTTTGACCGGCTTCCGTTGTTTGCAAAGGCAGAATCAACTTCTGGTTTTCGCTGAAACCCAGGTTCTGGTTACGCAGATAATCCATCTGCTGACTGATCAGAATCGCACCAAGGATCAGCACAATTGAAACGGTGAATTGAAAAACAACAAGTCCTTTGCGTACAAAAATGGCCGGAACATTGTTTCTGAACCTCCCTTTTAATGTCGCGATCGGAGAAAAAGAAGAGAGATAGAAAGCTGGGTAAAAACCTGCCAGCAAACCGGTTATAATGGTCAAAGCAAATAAATAGCCGTAGATTTCGGGATGTTGCAGCAGGGTTAATGTCTTATTGGTCAGCTGATTAAATAATGGCAAAAGCAATTCGAGGAACGGCAGCGAGATTAAAAGCGCCAACATGCTCAGAAGCAGTGATTCCCACAAAAACTGCCCTACCAACGCACTTCTTGCCGCGCCCACCACCTTTTTAATTCCCACTTCCTTGGCACGCTTTTCACTTCTCGCCGTGCTCAGGTTCATGAAGTTAATGCAGGCGATCAGCAACAGAAACGCGGCCACGGAGCCAAAAATGTACAGATGTTTGACATTTCCATTCGGCGCAATTTCAAAATCGAAATTTGAATAAAGATAAATGTCCTTCAATGGCTGGATAAACAGCTTTTTGGAAATCTGCATCACCTTGAAATCCGCCGCGCCATTCCGTTTCAGAAACGCACCCAGTTTTCCTTCGAGTGCAGCCGCCTGCTCTTCGTTTTTCAGTTTAAAATAAGTGTGAAAAATATTGTTTGAAGCCCAGTCAGTTTGTCCTTTTGCCCATTGGCCCACATCGCTGTTGTTCATGGAGAGCAGGAGGTTTGCGGGAATGTGCGATTTATGACCATTATTCCGGAGCACACCTTTTACCGTATACGCAGTGACCGCAAAGGGCAGATTTACGTTAATGATTTTATCGACGGGATTAGCATTACCAAACATTTTGCCGGCAATTTCCTCTGTAATAACGATTGAGTTAGGCTGATTTAAAGCAGTCTTCTGATCGCCGTATTTGAAATCATAAGTGAAAATCTGGAAGAATGTTGAATCGACGTAATAGCCATTCGTTTCGTAGAATTGCTTTTCGCCCGTTGCGTTTTTTAAGAGAAATTTGTCAATGCCCGGCATCCTGAGCAGCCGGGTAACCTGTTCCACTTCAGGAAAATCGCGCTTCAATCCAGCTGCCAGTGGCCCGGGCGCCGCAACCCACTTGTCGCCCTGCACATCCGACGCCACCCGGAAGATCCGTTCGCCATCCACGTGATGCTTGTCGTAGCTGATCTCGTCCATCACATACAAAGTGATGAGTGTGCAAGTGGTAATGCCGATGGCCAGCCCGAACACATTGATCGCACTATAAACCTTGTTTTTCAACAGGCTTCGCCAGCCAATTTTCAAATAATTTCGTATCATAAGGTTGT
Coding sequences:
- a CDS encoding ABC transporter permease, coding for MFKNYLKIAFRNLLKSKGYSAINIGGLAIGMAVSMLAGLWIYDELSFNKNHKNYDRIGMVVVDQVFGGELQTSKSVPYPSVRELKTNYSESFSRIVPSTHASESILTVGEKKLNRKGQFIAAEGPEMLSLEMLRGSWASLQDQQSVMLSTSAAKALFGKRDPMNQLVTVNADLPLKVSGVYADFPKNSQFYDIQFFGSWDYFVAKNAYMREKQWDNHALTIYVELKPGTDFAKASAAIKDSELNVIRHLDNMKNEAATNPQMWVHPMSDWHLYSNFRQGQVDSGPAQYVWLVGIIGFFVLLLACINFMNLSTARSEKRAKEVGIRKAIGSLRWQLIGQFFTESFLIVLLSFAIAMVALDLSLPWFNDLSDKEMSVPSTNRYFWLTSIAFILITGILSGSYPALYLTSFQPVKVLKGNIVHVGRFASIPRKILVVMQFTVSIALVICTIIIYSQVNFAKNRPVGYSRDGLLMVEMKSDDFYKKSELISAELKRTGVVEDVALSQSPVTDVWSQNGGFSWKGMTMENPPGFSTLTVSPEYANVVKWKFVAGRNFSKNLASDSAGFVINETAAKLLGFKQPVGETVSWQSHWMTNDVKKDFRILGVVEDMVMESPFQKVAPSVFFLFGEPNWINIRLNNQVNASAALPKIESVFRQLTPTVPFEYKFADQEYDAKFRAEERMGKLAGFFASLAIFISCLGLFGLASFVAEQRTKEIGIRKVLGASVRNLWQMLSQDFILLVIIAAIIATPIAWYAMQEWLVKYAYRTEMSWWIFAGTGIGALIITLLTVSYQAIRAALLDPVKTLKSE
- a CDS encoding ABC transporter permease, which codes for MIRNYLKIGWRSLLKNKVYSAINVFGLAIGITTCTLITLYVMDEISYDKHHVDGERIFRVASDVQGDKWVAAPGPLAAGLKRDFPEVEQVTRLLRMPGIDKFLLKNATGEKQFYETNGYYVDSTFFQIFTYDFKYGDQKTALNQPNSIVITEEIAGKMFGNANPVDKIINVNLPFAVTAYTVKGVLRNNGHKSHIPANLLLSMNNSDVGQWAKGQTDWASNNIFHTYFKLKNEEQAAALEGKLGAFLKRNGAADFKVMQISKKLFIQPLKDIYLYSNFDFEIAPNGNVKHLYIFGSVAAFLLLIACINFMNLSTARSEKRAKEVGIKKVVGAARSALVGQFLWESLLLSMLALLISLPFLELLLPLFNQLTNKTLTLLQHPEIYGYLFALTIITGLLAGFYPAFYLSSFSPIATLKGRFRNNVPAIFVRKGLVVFQFTVSIVLILGAILISQQMDYLRNQNLGFSENQKLILPLQTTEAGQNYRTFKNEIANIPQVKSSAVGSTYPGIENVLDMLFYAEGKTMKENVDVSFANIDNDYIKTLGIQMVQGRGFSKGFTADSNALVLNEVAIKKLGYNINNAVGKKIYSDFHDRKIVMTIIGVVKDYHFESLQQEIKPLALTVSPFFSSTNTYMIVDVQGSNYGALIGKIGDAWKKVNPGSPFEYSFLDNDFQKNYEKEERTSRLIQYFSLIGIVIACLGLFGLATFTAEQRTKEIGIRKVLGASVLGITTLLSGDFLKLVFISILIATPISWWAMNKWLENFAFKTTVSWQIFVVAGIAAILVAFITISFQSIKAALANPVKTLKSE